One window of the Saccopteryx bilineata isolate mSacBil1 chromosome 2, mSacBil1_pri_phased_curated, whole genome shotgun sequence genome contains the following:
- the TMBIM4 gene encoding protein lifeguard 4: MAHPEPRYPSSSIEDDFNYGSCVASASVHIRMAFLRKVYSILSLQVLLTTVTCAFFLYFESIRTFVHESPALILVFAIGSLALILALTLNRHKHPLNLYLLFGFTLLEALSVAFVVTFYDVYIILQAFVLTTAVFFGLTIYTLQSKKDFSRFGAGLFAVLWILCLSGILRLFFYSETLELVVAAAGALLFCGFIIYDTHSMMHRLSPEEYVLAAINLYLDIINLFLHLLRFLEAVNKK, translated from the exons ATGGCCCACCCTGAGCCCCGCTATCCGTCCTCCTCCATCGAGGACGACTTCAACTATGGCAGCTGCGTGGCCTCTGCCAGCGTGCACATCCGAATGG ccTTTCTCAGAAAAGTCTACAGCATCCTTTCTCTGCAAGTTCTCTTAACTACAGTGacatgtgcattttttttatactttgaatCTATACGGACATTTGTACATGAAAG TCCTGCCTTAATTTTGGTGTTTGCTATTGGATCTTTGGCTTTGATTTTAGCACTGACTTTAAACAGACATAAGCATCCCCTTAACCTGTACCTGCTTTTTGGATTT acaCTGTTGGAAGCTCTGTCTGTGGCCTTTGTTG ttaCTTTCTATGATGTATATATTATCCTGCAAGCTTTTGTGCTGACTACTGCAGTATTTTTTGGCCTGACTATATATACTCTACAATCTAAGAAAGATTTCAGCAGATTTGGAGCAGG actGTTTGCTGTTTTGTGGATTTTGTGCTTGTCAGGAATCTTGAGG ttatttttttatagtgagaCATTGGAATTGGTTGTGGCTGCTGCGGGAGCCCTTCTTTTCTGTGGATTCATCATCTATGACACACACTCAATGATGCACAGGCTGTCACCTGAAGAGTATGTATTAGCTGCCATCAACCTTTACTTGGACATCATCAATCTATTCCTGCACCTGTTGCGGTTTTTGGAAGCAGTAAATAAAAAGtga